A DNA window from Sphaeramia orbicularis chromosome 22, fSphaOr1.1, whole genome shotgun sequence contains the following coding sequences:
- the pcnx1 gene encoding pecanex-like protein 1 isoform X2 gives MGSQTLQILRQGVWASVTGGWYYDPDQNTFVNALHLYIWLFLLCFPFTLYMALPPTMVIVGIYCGVIAAMFLLLKTVNYRLHHALDEGEVVEKAKESQGSRGGTEGTNDGGVTRREDSNGPGDPGGGIEMADFIRQETPPVDCSSRNSYIGMESNQQIASTHGRATVAKGDAGKTTDDISLTLVESCSHDHDLLSDTKMYCLVPNDSFASLQPSTSLCPSEVSREPADLCNSAAYHFSLSHSSCDTEGASHPSMQCQNFRKEIRSRGLPRTSSSAGSAFPDPCLPDFGLYPPPRRGGLDPVCELETARPHRAGVCDREGAGRLYQQEQAVASTSGIDCYRHKESRRVARSASREAGEGSSGLYQVEVGGGGKGSGGGGKSQRGERSADSLRSLSTRSSGSTESYCSGTDRDTNSTVSSFHSEQTSSTHVESLLSLSGDERVRDRGDAVSVPADGRTCSLGNISSRGLSNLPSREANKNPHANELTAKQPAEIPSSATQELVDPGTCQEEPGIRTSADGSTEVAVTEQEQGQVKDSGQPKSANLVQRTSSLSTGRSGRRRNGKKRASSFDASRHRDYISLRGMAKPCSAVFTGGGEEDSSDQSELSCASSLHSTHHLSTDSSSSTTSRSCHSPEGRYRALKAKHTAANAASSSSTVKTATGSEAGVISGGKRRSSRRTPSTGSAKTHARVLSLDSGTAACLNDPSRLGAPAGPRPLTTSKSDLEAKEGEVLDAASLLGRASQLESVTRSRNSLPNQAAFAEPQDATAASLRGKITPSLYEAGGCDMSLVNFEPATRRASNNVWDTDSHLSSSTSVRFYPHDLIRLNRLLTMDPELLEQQDGDLSPELQDAPLGQEDTANNPAVGKARHYYRLWLLPYLWVGLHFDRLTLLALFDRNREVLENVLAVLLAVLVAFLGSVLLVHGFFTDIWVLQFCLVIASCQYSLLKSVQPDSSSPRHGHNRIIAYSRPVYFCLCCGLIWLLHYSSLRTTSSRFTLYGVALTSSLVLASARDLVIVFTLCFPIIFFVGLLPQVNTFVMYLFEQLDIHVFGGNASTSLLSALYSILRSIVTVTLLYGFCYGALKETWEPHHIPVLFSVFCGLLVAVSYHLSRQSSDPSVLISLIQSKILPNLKDKNPEDPLSEVQDPLPDKLRASVNERLQSDLIVCVVIAVLYFAIHVSTVFIALQPFLSYVLYALLGTVGLLTHYLLPQVRKQLPWYCFSHPLLKTKEYYQFEVRDAAHVMWFEKLHVWLLFVEKNVLYPLVILNELSGSARELASPKKLDTEVGALMITVAGLKLLRSSYSSPTYQYVTILFTVLFFTFDYRHLSETLLLDLFLMSIVFSKMWELFYKLHFVYTYIAPWQITWGSAFHAFAQPFAVPHSAMLFVQAIVSAVFSTPLNPFLGSAIFITSYVRPVKFWERDYNTKRVDHSNTRLAHQLDRNPGSDDNNLNSIFYEHLTRSLQHSLCGDLLLGRWGNFSTGDCFILASDYLNALVHLIEIGNGLVTFQLRGLEFRGTYCQQREVEAITEGVEEDEGCCCCEPGHLPHILSFNAAFGQRWLAWEVLVTKYVLEGYSITDNSAASMLQVFDLRRILTTYYVKGIIYYVIASPKLEEWLANETMKDGLRGCSERNYVDLDPTFNPNIDEDYDHRLAGISRDSFCGVYLGWIQYCNSRRAKPLDSEKDSALVLLCFGLCVLGRRALGTAAHHMSSNLESFLYGLHALFKGDFRISSVRDEWIFADMELLRKVVVPGIRMSLKLHQDHFTSPDEYDEPAVLFEAISSHQQNLVIAHEGDPAWRSAVLSNSPSLLALRHVLDEGTNEYKIIMLNRRYLSFRVIKVNKECVRGLWAGQQQELVFLRNRNPERGSIQNAKQALRNMINSSCDQPIGYPIYVSPLTTSYCNSHPQLGHILGGPISIGNIRNFVVSTWHRLRKGCGAGCNSGGNIEDSDAGGLSCGSVNGTAGDSQQSSVSQGGNSGPTHPHSYPPHPLGTSQSSQSVQSGLVRHSPARASVASQSSSYRYSSSRHSSLRTSTTGLEPCRRSSTSQLSLRALPTTLQLRLGSTSDPTGPSASLSSHSIPPCKRHTLVGLLGNDGLCSTVTDPLSQHHHHHHHPQQHNPIISTVRRDDISYRVQIVDVSQVLENINLSKRKELQWPDETMRLRAGRTCWRDWSPLEGMEGHVIHRWVPCSRDPANRSHIDKTILLVQVDDKLVPVIETGVIELGAEV, from the exons GGATCCTGGAGGGGGTATTGAGATGGCAGACTTCATCAGGCAAGAGACTCCACCAGTGGACTGCAGTTCAAGGAACTCCTACATCGGCATGGAGTCTAACCAGCAG atTGCATCCACCCATGGAAGAGCAACAGTAGCCAAAG GAGATGCTGGAAAGACTACAGATGACATTAGTTTGACTCTTGTTGAGAGCTGCAGCCATGATCATG ATCTGTTGTCAGACACAAAGATGTACTGCCTTGTTCCCAACGACTCCTTCGCCTCCCTCCAGCCCTCAACCTCCTTGTGTCCTTCAGAAGTGTCCAGGGAGCCTGCTGATCTCTGTAACTCTGCTGCTTATCACTTCAGCCTGTCACATTCCTCCTGTGACACGGAAGGGGCTTCTCATCCATCCATGCAATGTCAGAATTTTAGGAAGGAGATTCGATCTCGGGGCCTGCCTCGGACTTCTAGCTCAGCAGGTTCTGCTTTCCCTGACCCATGTCTGCCAGATTTTGGTCTGTACCCACCACCACGGAGAGGTGGCCTTGACCCTGTGTGTGAGCTTGAGACTGCAAGACCGCACAGAGCAGGGGTATGTGACAGAGAAGGAGCCGGGAGACTTTACCAGCAGGAGCAGGCTGTGGCTTCAACCTCGGGAATAGATTGTTATAGGCACAAAGAATCCCGCAGAGTGGCTCGCTCAGCCTCTAGGGAGGCAGGGGAAGGTAGTTCAGGTCTATATCAGGTGGAAGTGGGTGGTGGTGGAAAAGGCTCTGGTGGAGGAGGGAAGTCCCAGAGAGGGGAGCGTAGTGCTGATAGCCTAAGGAGCCTAAGTACTCGCAGCAGTGGCTCCACTGAGAGCTACTGCAGTGGCACTGACAGGGACACCAACAGCACCGTCAGCAGCTTCCACTCTGAACAGACTAGCTCAACACATGTGGAGAGCCTGCTTTCTCTTTCAGGGGATGAGCGTGTACGGGACAGAGGAGATGCAGTGTCTGTCCCAGCAGACGGTAGGACTTGTAGCCTTGGTAATATTAGCTCGCGAGGTCTCAGTAACCTACCTTCCAGGGAGGCCAATAAAAACCCTCACGCTAATGAACTGACTGCTAAACAGCCTGCAGAAATACCATCCTCTGCAACCCAAGAGCTTGTGGACCCTGGCACGTGTCAGGAGGAGCCTGGAATCAGGACCAGTGCTGATGGCTCCACTGAGGTGGCTGTTACAGAGCAGGAGCAGGGGCAGGTGAAAGACAGCGGTCAACCAAAGTCAGCAAACCTTGTTCAAAGGACTTCCTCTCTGTCAACGGGGCGCAGCGGGCGCCGGAGGAACGGCAAAAAGAGGGCCAGCAGCTTTGATGCCAGCCGTCACCGGGACTACATTTCATTGCGAGGCATGGCCAAGCCTTGCAGTGCTGTGTTTACTGGGGGTGGAGAGGAAGACTCCAGTGATCAGAGTGAACTCAGCTGCGCCTCCAGTCTCCACTCCACCCACCACCTAAGCACAGATAGCTCCTCCAGTACCACCTCTCGCTCCTGCCACTCACCAGAAGGCCGCTATAGGGCTCTGAAAGCCAAGCACACTGCAGCAAAtgcagcctcctcctcctccacagtcAAAACTGCTACGGGATCAGAGGCAGGAGTGATAAGTGGAGGGAAGAGACGCAGTTCTCGCCGAACCCCTAGCACAGGCAGTGCCAAAACACATGCCAGGGTGTTGAGTTTGGACAGTGGTACAGCTGCCTGCCTTAATGATCCCAGCCGCTTAGGAGCTCCTGCCGGTCCTCGGCCCCTTACCACCTCCAAGTCTGACCTGGAAGCCAAAGAGGGGGAAGTTCTGGATGCAGCATCCCTGCTGGGTCGGGCCTCCCAGCTGGAGTCAGTGACCCGCTCCAGGAACAGTTTGCCCAACCAGGCAGCTTTCGCTGAGCCTCAGGATGCTACTGCTGCTTCCCTGCGGG GAAAGATCACTCCCTCCTTGTATGAGGCTGGTGGGTGTGACATGTCCCTGGTCAATTTTGAACCTGCCACCAGACGAGCTTCAAATAATGTATG GGACACCGACTCCCACCTCTCCAGTTCTACCTCAGTTCGCTTCTACCCTCATGACCTG ATCCGTCTTAACCGTCTGTTGACAATGGACCCAGAGCTGCTGGAGCAGCAGGATGGAGATCTGAGCCCAGAGCTCCAGGATGCACCACTTGGGCAAGAGGACACTGCAAACAATCCAGCTGTGGGAAAAGCCAGACACTACTACCGCTTGTGGCTTCTGCCCTATCTGTGGGTTGGCCTGCACTTTGACCGGCTTACTCTGCTGGCACTGTTTGACAG GAACCGTGAGGTTTTAGAAAATGTGCTGGCAGTCCTCCTTGCTGTCCTAGTGGCCTTTCTGGGTTCAGTGTTGCTGGTCCACGGTTTCTTCACTGACATTTGGGTCCTTCAGTTCTGCCTTGTCATTGCAAGTTGCCAGTATTCCTTACTGAAG AGTGTTCAACCAGACTCCTCTTCCCCACGACAT GGCCATAATCGTATCATAGCATACAGCCGGCCTGTCTACTTCTGCCTGTGCTGTGGCCTCATTTGGCTGCTCCACTACAGTAGTCTGAGGACCACTTCATCACGCTTCACCCTGTATGGAGTTGCACTCACCAGCTCCCTGGTACTCGCCTCTGCCAGGGACCTCGTCATTG TCTTCACTCTGTGTTTTCCCATCATTTTCTTTGTGGGCCTGCTGCCACAAGTCAATACATTCGTCATGTATCTCTTCGAGCAGCTGGATATCCATGTGTTCGGGGGCAATG CATCCACAAGCCTCCTGTCAGCTCTGTACAGTATCCTGCGCAGCATAGTCACCGTCACTCTACTTTACGGCTTCTGCTACGGAGCTCTGAAG GAAACTTGGGAGCCTCATCACATCCCCGTATTATTTTCCGTGTTCTGCGGCCTCTTGGTGGCAGTGTCTTACCACCTCAGCCGGCAAAGCAGTGACCCTTCTGTCCTCAT TTCACTGATACAGTCCAAGATTTTACCCAATTTAAAAGACAAGAATCCAGAAGACCCTCTGTCAGAAGTACAGGACCCCCTACCAGACAAACTGAGGGCCTCGGTG AATGAGCGTCTTCAGTCAGACCTGATTGTCTGTGTGGTTATTGCGGTCCTTTACTTCGCCATCCATGTCAGCACCGTATTCATTGCACTTCAG CCTTTCTTGAGTTATGTTCTGTATGCACTGTTGGGGACAGTGGGGTTACTCACCCACTACCTTCTGCCTCAAGTCCGCAAGCAGCTGCCCTGGTACTGCTTCTCCCACCCCTTACTCAAAACAAAGGAGTACTATCAGTTCGAAGTCAGGG ATGCAGCACATGTGATGTGGTTTGAAAAGCTTCATGTGTGGCTGCTGTTTGTGGAAAAGAATGTACTTTATCCTCTCGTCATCCTTAATGAGCTGAGTGGGAGTGCCAGGGAGCTCGCCAGCCCAAAGAAACTTGACACGGA GGTCGGTGCTCTGATGATCACAGTAGCAGGCCTGAAGCTGCTTCGTTCCTCCTACAGCAGTCCGACCTATCAGTATGTCACAATTCTCTTCACTGTCCTCTTCTTCACCTTTGACTACCGACATCTGTCTGAGACGCTGCTGCTTGACCTCTTCCTCATGTCCATCGTTTTTAGCAAG ATGTGGGAGCTGTTCTACAAGCTGCACTTTGTCTACACCTACATTGCCCCATGGCAGATCACATGGGGGTCAGCCTTCCATGCCTTTGCTCAACCCTTTGCTGTGCCTC ACTCGGCCATGCTATTTGTTCAGGCCATAGTGTCCGCTGTCTTCTCCACACCCCTTAACCCTTTCCTGGGAAGTGCCATCTTCATCACCTCCTATGTCCGCCCAGTCAAGTTTTGGGAGAGAGACTACAA CACTAAAAGAGTGGACCACTCAAACACTCGGCTCGCCCATCAGCTCGACAGAAACCCAG gATCTGATGATAACAATTTGAACTCAATCTTCTATGAGCATCTTACTCGCTCTCTGCAGCACAGCCTGTGTGGGGACCTCCTTCTGGGACGCTGGGGAAACTTCAGCACGGGGGATTGCTTCATCTTGGCCTCAGATTATCTGAACGCTCTTGTGCATCTTATAGAGATCGGCAATGGCCTCGTCACCTTCCAGCTCCGAGGGCTGGAATTCAGAG GCACTTACTGTCAGCAGAGGGAGGTGGAGGCCATCACTGAGGGGGTGGAGGAAGACgagggctgctgctgctgtgaacCAGGCCACCTTCCTCACATCCTGTCCTTTAATGCTGCCTTTGGGCAGCGCTGGCTGGCCTGGGAGGTGCTGGTCACCAAATATGTGTTAGAGGGCTACAGCATCACTGATAACAGCGCCGCCTCCATGCTGCAGGTTTTTGATCTACGACGCATCCTCACAACCTACTATGTCAAG GGTATCATCTACTATGTGATTGCATCCCCCAAACTGGAAGAGTGGCTGGCTAATGAAACCATGAAAGATGGCCTGCGGGGATGCAGTGAGAGAAACTATGTCGACTTGGATCCTACCTTCAACCCCAACATTGATGAAGACTATGATCATCGGCTTGCAGGCATATCCAGGGACAGCTTCTGTGGGGTTTACCTGGGCTGGATCCAGTACTGCAACTCTCGAAGGGCGAAG CCGCTGGACAGTGAGAAAGACTCAGCTCTGGTGTTGCTGTGTTTTGGCCTGTGTGTGCTGGGAAGGAGAGCTCTAGGAACAGCAGCCCACCATATGTCCAG CAATCTGGAGTCCTTCCTTTATGGACTTCATGCATTATTTAAAGGCGATTTCCGCATCTCTTCAGTCAGAGATGAGTGGATCTTTGCAGACATGGAACTGCTCAGGAAAGTAGTGGTGCCTGGAATCCGAATGTCTCTTAAATTACACCAG gaCCACTTCACATCCCCTGATGAGTATGATGAGCCAGCTGTTCTATTTGAGGCCATCTCCTCTCACCAGCAGAACCTGGTCATTGCTCATGAGGGTGACCCAGCCTGGAGGAGTGCAGTGTTGTCCAACTCCCCGTCACTCCTCGCCCTGCGCCATGTTCTCGACGAAGGCACCAATGAATATAAAATTATTATGCTCAATCGACGATACCTCAGCTTCCGTGTCATCAAA GTCAATAAAGAATGTGTCCGAGGCCTCTGGGCAGGCCAGCAGCAGGAGTTGGTGTTCCTGAGAAACAGAAACCCAGAGCGTGGAAGCATTCAGAATGCTAAACAGGCTCTGCGCAACATGATCAATTCTTCTTGCGACCAACCCATTGGATATCCCATCTACGTATCTCCACTGACCACCTCCTACTGCAACTCGCATCCACAGCTCGGGCATATCCTGGGTGGTCCTATCAGCATCGGGAACATCCGCAACTTTGTTGTTAGCACCTGGCACAG ATTACGGAAAGGGTGTGGTGCAGGTTGTAACAGTGGAGGGAACATTGAAGATTCGGATGCGGGGGGGCTGTCATGTGGCAGCGTGAATGGGACGGCAGGTGACTCTCAGCAGAGCTCAGTGTCACAGGGTGGAAATTCAGGACCTACACATCCACACTCATATCCACCACACCCGCTGG GCACCAGTCAGAGTTCTCAGTCGGTTCAGTCGGGTTTGGTACGACACTCTCCCGCTCGAGCCTCTGTGGCCAGTCAGTCATCTTCATACCGCTACAGCAGCAGCCGCCATTCCTCCTTGCGGACCTCCACCACAGGCCTGGAGCCCTGCCGACGCTCCTCCACCAGCCAATTATCTCTGCGCGCCCTCCCCACCACCCTGCAGCTACGGCTGGGCTCCACCTCTGACCCCACCGGCCCCTCCGCCTCCCTATCCAGCCACAGCATCCCTCCCTGCAAACGACACACGTTAGTGGGCCTGCTGGGCAACGACGGTCTGTGCAGCACTGTAACCGATCCCCTCAGCcagcaccaccaccatcatcaccacccaCAACAGCACAACCCTATTATCTCCACAGTGCGCAGAGATGATATCTCCTACAGAGTGCAG ATTGTGGATGTGAGTCAGGTGCTGGAGAACATCAACTTATCAAAGCGGAAGGAGCTGCAGTGGCCTGACGAGACAATGAGACTAAGAGCAGGTCGGACCTGCTGGAGGGACTGGAGCCCCTTAGAGGGCATGGAAGGACAT GTGATTCACCGGTGGGTGCCTTGTAGTCGTGACCCAGCCAATCGCTCCCATATCGACAAGACCATCCTGCTGGTACAGGTGGATGATAAGCTAGTGCCCGTTATTGAGACTGGGGTCATTGAGTTGGGTGCAGAGGTCTGA